In Zingiber officinale cultivar Zhangliang chromosome 8B, Zo_v1.1, whole genome shotgun sequence, a single genomic region encodes these proteins:
- the LOC122013651 gene encoding uncharacterized protein LOC122013651 → MERRGGCCLAMYGGGDAEATWKMGRIMLRFRPIAPRPAVSSPAAASVVAELSPVGRKKGRKSTGDRCGGRKARKVEAKPSPSSKVDRKASTSSASSSSTTTSTMICSPTIVTLALMPVAEEKRDDLAERQSPGTERPLLVPAWMGCEAAARVPRRLTAVGSWVTVECVTDTWRDGEVAWRSDEAVRAALAADDCPGLVSDERDRITWTNAAYRRMVSGAVSDVVGGGGRAGADEVRVGFVARAAVPASGSCRAFTCRMRVHYARPTGRASSLAAPCDAWRLDGGGSAWRIDVKTALSLSL, encoded by the coding sequence ATGGAGCGGAGGGGCGGATGCTGCCTCGCCATGTACGGAGGCGGAGACGCCGAGGCGACCTGGAAGATGGGCCGGATCATGCTCAGATTCCGGCCAATCGCCCCCAGACCGGCCGTTAGTTCCCCGGCTGCCGCTTCCGTTGTCGCGGAGTTGTCGCCTGTGGGAAGGAAGAAGGGGCGGAAGAGTACTGGCGACCGTTGCGGAGGGAGGAAGGCGAGGAAGGTGGAGGCGAAGCCTTCGCCGTCTTCTAAGGTTGATCGGAAGGCGTCAACCTCCTCGGCGTCGTCTTCCTCCACGACCACCAGTACGATGATTTGTTCGCCCACGATCGTGACGCTTGCGCTGATGCCGGTGGCGGAGGAGAAGCGGGACGACCTGGCGGAACGCCAATCTCCTGGAACTGAGCGTCCGCTCCTTGTGCCGGCGTGGATGGGGTGCGAGGCGGCGGCGAGGGTGCCTCGCCGGCTGACGGCGGTGGGGTCGTGGGTGACGGTGGAGTGTGTGACGGACACGTGGAGGGACGGGGAGGTCGCGTGGAGGAGCGATGAGGCAGTGCGGGCGGCGCTGGCTGCGGACGACTGCCCCGGGTTGGTGTCCGACGAGAGAGACCGGATCACGTGGACCAACGCGGCGTACCGGCGGATGGTGTCGGGCGCTGTTTCAGACGTGGTTGGCGGTGGAGGCAGAGCGGGGGCAGACGAGGTGCGGGTGGGGTTTGTGGCACGGGCGGCGGTGCCTGCGTCGGGGTCGTGCCGGGCGTTCACGTGCAGGATGCGGGTTCACTACGCTCGGCCGACGGGGAGGGCATCGTCGTTGGCGGCCCCGTGCGACGCGTGGAGGCTGGACGGCGGCGGCAGTGCGTGGAGGATCGACGTGAAGACGGCGTTGAGTCTCAGCCTGTAA
- the LOC122014801 gene encoding uncharacterized membrane protein At3g27390-like, whose protein sequence is MEPLKGFWSCLWSFLRFLPFFLALLILGTVKGIILCPFVCLIMTLGNSAIILGLWPAHVVWTYYCMIRSKQLGPVLKFILALGASMILVLWPLVGILGSILIGVGYGFLAPVVATFDAVGEGKANDFLHCFMDGTWSTIERSFTVVRDFRDVCFYSYFSIMDELHQRDPPNEGPYEIRLWYVPGSWVIGFLGVMVDMPTITLIAIYKSPYMLFKGWKRLFQDLIGREGPFLETACVPFAGLAILLWPMAVAGAIIASILSSFFLGAYAAVITYQEKSAKMGLFYIISSLSVFDEYSNDILDMPEGSCFPRYQYRKNISQRSKSLSRHSSLARKNQDEKNPSLRATSFKGILPELKPLKLLDRMFSECKHYGESLIGEGVIAPEDIKESRSGKGGGSRIVSIGLPAYSILQALLVSAKRDSDGLILSDNTEITTENRPKDAIFDWFFDPVIVLKDQIKAQNFSEAEEQYLSRLVLLLGDSKRLNNINDQLPPLEQRRQAEIHAFARRLCGITESLSRYPTVRRRFDGLVKLLYEDLEKKFGSTKPVNGGKVTQNLTSRIIRIVSQKSFQSRKSPGSNSQESQSLNNVL, encoded by the exons ATGGAGCCGCTGAAGGGGTTTTGGTCGTGTCTTTGGAGTTTCCTCCGCTTCTTGCCCTTCTTTCTTGCCTTGTTGATTCTGGGGACTGTTAAAG GTATTATACTTTGTCCATTTGTATGTCTTATCATGACATTGGGAAATTCTGCAATCATCTTGGGTCTCTGGCCAGCACATGTGGTTTGGACATACTACTGCATGATAAG ATCCAAACAGCTCGGGCCTGTTCTGAAGTTTATTCTTGCACTTGGTGCATCTATGATATTAGTTCTCTGGCCTCTAGTTGGTATATTAGGAAGCATCCTTATAGGAGTAGGTTATGGTTTTCTAGCTCCTGTTGTAGCTACTTTTGATGCTGTTGGAGAAGGGAAGGCAAACGATTTCCTTCATTGCTTCATG GATGGAACTTGGAGCACAATTGAACGAAGCTTTACCGTGGTCAGAGATTTCAGAGATGTTTGTTTttattcatatttctcaatcatgGATGAACTTCACCAACGTGATCCTCCAAATGAAGGACCTTATGAGATCAG ACTGTGGTATGTTCCTGGTTCCTGGGTGATTGGTTTTCTTGGAGTAATGGTCGATATGCCAACAATCACATTAATTGCCATTTACAAGAGCCCCTACATGCTTTTTAAAGGATGGAAACGTTTATTTCAAGATCTTATTGGCCGAGAGGGCCCATTTTTGGAGACTGCATGTGTGCCATTTGCTGGCCTTGCTATTCTTCTATGGCCAATGGCAGTTGCAGGAGCTATCATTGCTTCCATACTATCAAGTTTCTTTCTAGGTGCATATGCAGCTGTTATCACATATCAG GAGAAATCAGCCAAGATGGGGCTATTTTATATTATCTCCTCCTTGTCTGTGTTTGATGAATATAGTAACGACATACTTGACATGCCTGAAGGGTCTTGCTTTCCCAG gTACCAGTATCGGAAGAACATTTCACAACGATCAAAGTCTCTAAGTAGGCATTCCTCTTTGGCACGGAAGAATCAAGATGAAAAGAACCCTTCGTTACGTGCCACTTCATTCAAGGGTATCTTGCCTGAATTGAAGCCTTTGAAG TTACTCGATCGAATGTTCTCAGAATGTAAGCACTATGGTGAGTCTTTGATTGGCGAAGGAGTAATTGCACCTGAAGACATTAAAGAATCTAGATCCGGTAAAGGTGGAGGAAGCAGAATTGTAAGCATTGGCTTGCCGGCATACTCCATTCTTCAGGCACTTCTAGTTTCTGCAAAAAGAGACTCCGATGGTTTAATCTTAA GTGATAACACTGAGATAACCACAGAGAATCGACCCAAAGATGCAATCTTTGATTGGTTCTTCGATCCTGTGATAGTCTTGAAAGATCAGATTAAAGCTCAAAATTTCTCAGAAGCAGAAGAACAGTATTTGTCCAGGTTGGTTTTGCTGCTAGGTGATTCCAAGAGACTGAATAACATTAATGATCAATTGCCGCCTTTGGAGCAACGAAGACAGGCTGAGATACATGCATTTGCTAGGAG GTTGTGTGGTATCACCGAGTCTCTCTCAAGGTATCCAACAGTCAGACGACGCTTTGACGGCCTTGTCAAATTACTTTATGAAGATCTTGAGAAGAAGTTTGGGAGTACCAAGCCCGTGAATGGTGGTAAAGTAACTCAGAATTTAACAAGTCGCATCATCCGGATCGTTAGCCAGAAATCATTTCAGTCGAGAAAAAGCCCTGGCAGCAACTCTCAAGAATCACAATCGTTAAACAATGTCCTGTAG